The DNA sequence AGCGAGGCGCGGGCACATTCATATGGCGGGCGGCCAGCGCGATGAGCTCGCGCAGACTCGGCGTGCGCTCATCCAAGACCACCACATGTCCACCGAGTGAGTCGGCGTCGCCGGGCACCCTGGCGAGCAGTGCAGCGAGCGTGTCGACAGCGATGACCGGCAGCCAGCTCTCGCGGTTGCCCGGCAGGACCGGTAGCTGGCGGGCGTGCAAACGCTGCAGGGTCTCAGCCAGGCCGAGTGCTTGCGTCGTCTCACCGCTGCGACTGTCACCGATCACAGAGGCAGGGCTGATGCGGGTTAGCGGCACATCATGCCTCGCAGCAACCTCGGCGACGCGGTAGTGGGCCTCCACCTTGGAGCCCTCGTAGGCGCCGTGCGCCCGGTAGAAGCGCGACAGCGCACGGGCGTCATTCACATCCAGCTCTCGCGCCTCCTTTCCTTCGGTCCGGTAGCCGCTCAGATGCACCAGCCGCCGCAGGCGCGCGCTGCCGGCCAAGAGCTCCACCAGACGCGACGATGCCTCCACGTTGTCGCGGCGCGTGGCCTCCAGTGGCATCCCGAAGTCGAAACGCG is a window from the Lujinxingia litoralis genome containing:
- a CDS encoding SDR family oxidoreductase encodes the protein MMTGLHFDIALVTGATGFIGRWLLLELTANGVEVCALIRNPETRLPELRAWVNARGGDGAKLHAAAFDLSAPDLGLNDEGRTWLARAEAVYHLAARFDFGMPLEATRRDNVEASSRLVELLAGSARLRRLVHLSGYRTEGKEARELDVNDARALSRFYRAHGAYEGSKVEAHYRVAEVAARHDVPLTRISPASVIGDSRSGETTQALGLAETLQRLHARQLPVLPGNRESWLPVIAVDTLAALLARVPGDADSLGGHVVVLDERTPSLRELIALAARHMNVPAPRFSVPVGIVRCLPMALTGVHPEALTFVSGDRYDARPVTALASRVGVKLPDIETSLKRWIDFLVARDFELSDEGSVRSSGQVA